The following proteins are co-located in the Ensifer sp. WSM1721 genome:
- a CDS encoding helix-turn-helix domain-containing protein, giving the protein MIENKKKPNPIDIHVGSRIRLRRTMLGMSQEKLGESLGITFQQIQKYEKGTNRVGASRLQNISQILNVPVSFFFEDAPGEGAGTGMAEASSSNYVVDFLSSSEGLQLNRAFVKIADPKVRRKLVDLVKALAAEAEAE; this is encoded by the coding sequence ATGATTGAAAACAAGAAGAAGCCGAACCCGATCGACATCCATGTCGGTAGCAGGATTCGCCTTCGTCGGACGATGCTTGGCATGAGCCAGGAGAAGCTCGGCGAGAGTCTGGGGATCACATTCCAGCAGATTCAGAAGTACGAAAAGGGAACGAATCGCGTCGGCGCGAGCCGGTTGCAGAACATTTCGCAGATTCTCAATGTACCGGTGTCGTTCTTCTTCGAAGACGCGCCGGGCGAGGGCGCCGGCACCGGCATGGCCGAGGCGTCGAGCTCCAACTACGTGGTCGATTTCCTGTCGTCGTCGGAAGGGCTGCAACTCAACCGCGCCTTCGTCAAGATCGCCGACCCCAAGGTCCGGCGCAAGCTGGTGGATCTCGTCAAGGCGCTTGCTGCCGAGGCGGAGGCGGAATAA
- the metK gene encoding methionine adenosyltransferase yields the protein MRANYLFTSESVAEGHPDKVCDRISDEIVDLVYREAAKSGVDPWSVRIACETLATTNRVVIAGEVRLPPSLLKKDKNGNDVINPSKFKSAARKAIRDIGYEQDGFHWKTAKIDVLLHFQSAHIAQGVDSAADKQGEEGAGDQGIMFGYACRETAELMPAPIYYSHRILNLLAAARKKGEGEVAKLGPDAKSQVTVRYVDGKPAEATSIVLSTQHLDDSWDSAKVRSVVEPYIREALADLKIADDCTWYINPTGKFVIGGPDGDAGLTGRKIIVDTYGGAAPHGGGAFSGKDTTKVDRSAAYAARYLAKNVVAAGLADRCTIQLSYAIGVAQPLSIYVDLHGTGKVSEDQVEKAIRKTMDLSPTGIRRHLDLNRPIYAKTAAYGHFGRKAGRDGSFSWEKLDLVKPLKEAIQHDTTAVNGRAASRAA from the coding sequence ATGCGCGCAAACTACCTGTTCACAAGTGAATCCGTTGCCGAAGGTCATCCGGACAAGGTGTGTGACCGTATCTCCGACGAGATCGTCGATCTGGTTTACCGCGAAGCGGCGAAGTCCGGCGTCGACCCGTGGAGCGTGCGCATCGCCTGTGAAACCTTGGCCACGACCAATCGCGTCGTCATTGCCGGCGAGGTCCGCCTGCCGCCGAGCCTCCTGAAAAAGGACAAGAACGGCAACGACGTCATCAATCCGTCGAAGTTCAAGTCGGCTGCCCGCAAGGCGATCCGCGACATCGGCTACGAACAGGATGGCTTCCACTGGAAGACGGCGAAGATCGACGTGCTGTTGCACTTCCAGTCCGCGCACATCGCGCAGGGCGTCGACAGTGCCGCCGACAAGCAGGGCGAGGAAGGTGCCGGCGACCAGGGCATCATGTTCGGCTATGCCTGCCGCGAGACCGCCGAGCTCATGCCGGCGCCGATTTATTATTCGCACCGCATCCTGAATCTGCTTGCCGCCGCCCGCAAGAAGGGCGAAGGCGAGGTAGCCAAGCTCGGCCCGGATGCCAAGAGCCAGGTGACGGTGCGCTATGTCGACGGCAAGCCGGCCGAGGCCACCTCGATCGTTCTTTCCACGCAGCATCTCGACGACAGCTGGGATTCCGCCAAGGTACGCTCCGTAGTCGAACCCTATATTCGTGAGGCGCTCGCCGACCTGAAGATCGCCGACGACTGCACCTGGTACATCAACCCGACCGGCAAGTTCGTCATCGGCGGACCGGATGGCGATGCCGGCCTCACGGGCCGCAAGATCATCGTCGACACCTATGGCGGTGCCGCGCCGCATGGCGGCGGTGCCTTCTCGGGCAAGGACACGACCAAGGTCGACCGCTCGGCTGCCTATGCCGCCCGTTACCTCGCCAAGAATGTCGTTGCCGCCGGCCTCGCCGATCGCTGCACGATCCAGCTTTCCTACGCCATCGGCGTTGCCCAGCCGCTCTCGATCTATGTCGACCTGCACGGCACCGGCAAAGTCTCGGAAGATCAGGTCGAAAAGGCCATCCGCAAGACGATGGACCTCTCGCCGACCGGGATCCGCCGTCACCTCGACCTCAATCGGCCGATCTACGCCAAGACGGCCGCCTATGGTCACTTCGGCCGCAAGGCCGGCCGCGACGGTTCCTTCTCCTGGGAGAAGCTCGACCTCGTCAAGCCGCTCAAGGAAGCAATCCAGCACGACACCACGGCCGTCAACGGAAGGGCGGCCAGCCGCGCGGCGTAA